A genomic region of Cannabis sativa cultivar Pink pepper isolate KNU-18-1 chromosome 1, ASM2916894v1, whole genome shotgun sequence contains the following coding sequences:
- the LOC133034918 gene encoding uncharacterized protein LOC133034918, translating into MTLDKSLPSSASDVFSTWWKQFWGLKIPRKILHFAWRGFHEILPTRIGLEKRKIVSNNSCELCGFGGESNAHAIFRCPFAQEIWKLLEFTFLHEVREVIDFKNVILYAAEVVEKDLFEKIIISAWAIWTERNKITHGQHLGQPQQIVNWIDSYYGTVVSARDGAKVSSLPIQRNRNNSEVLHRDPQEEQRHTILMVDAAVLNNTSSVGLGAIILSEDRRVRAAVCKPLKALLILSFWGCVSCGSLPLTLTHNFHCGVFWFVMSSGSISVLQAETLALLFGLNWALSCGIQIKKVFSDSLSLVTAINKGKVFFNELGVLFEDVIALLSKLPGAVLSHVARNMNSAAHGLAKHALRLDNELSWFEEVPPPIVDCCFVNHV; encoded by the exons ATGACTTTGGATAAGTCATTACCCTCATCAGCTAGTGATGTGTTCTCAACATGGTGGAAGCAATTCTGGGGATTAAAAATACCCAGGAAAATTTTACATTTTGCGTGGAGGGGTTTCCATGAAATCTTGCCAACGCGTATTGGattggaaaaaagaaaaatagtttcTAATAATTCATGTGAGTTATGTGGATTTGGAGGAGAGTCTAATGCTCATGCTATTTTCCGGTGTCCCTTTGCACAAGAAATTTGGAAACTTCTGGAGTTTACATTTCTACATGAGGTGAGAGAGGTAATTGATTTTAAAAATGTGATATTATATGCTGCTGAGGTGGTAGAAAAGGATTTGTTTgagaaaattattattagtgCTTGGGCCATATGGACGGAGAGAAACAAAATTACTCATGGTCAACATTTAGGACAACCACAACAGATTGTTAATTGGATTGACAGTTATTATGGAACTGTTGTATCTGCTCGTGATGGAGCCAAGGTTAGTAGCCTTCCTATTCaaagaaatagaaataattcaGAAGTTCTACATAGGGATCCTCAAGAAGAACAGAGACATACAATACTTATGGTTGATGCAGCAGTATTGAATAATACAAGTTCAGTTGGTTTAGGGGCTATTATCCTTTCAGAAGATAGAAGGGTGAGGGCAGCAGTTTGCAAGCCTCTCAAAG CATTGTTGATTTTATCGTTTTGGGGTTGCGTCTCTTGTGGTAGTTTGCCTTTAACTTTGACTCATAATTTTCATTGTGGTGTTTTCTGGTTTGTTATGTCTTCAGGAAGTATCTCTGTTTTACAAGCGGAGACCTTGGCACTTTTGTTTGGACTTAATTGGGCTCTTTCATGCGGAATCCAAATTAAAAAAGTTTTTTCCGATTCACTGTCTCTAGTCACAGCTATAAACAAAGGAAAGGTTTTTTTCAACGAGCTGGGTGTGCTTTTTGAGGATGtcatagctttattgtctaaactcCCGggagcagttttgtcccatgtggctcgGAATATGAATTCTGCAGCACATGGTTTGGCAAAACATGCTCTTCGGTTAGacaatgagctatcctggttcgaggaggtgcCGCCGCCGATTGTGGATTGCTGCTTTGTTAATCATGTGTGA